From a single Lolium rigidum isolate FL_2022 chromosome 7, APGP_CSIRO_Lrig_0.1, whole genome shotgun sequence genomic region:
- the LOC124669721 gene encoding uncharacterized protein LOC124669721: MICPSSQPGRSGPGRGRRPRLPHWHLKVHSSSEEEELKGAKCWYWKAASEGKHEEVEQLQPNDHDDGDKENVSYGDQLTEQASNRQDENMKQLENNENAPEKVVERQNKVNAEQGESSREPFIGHLE; the protein is encoded by the exons TGATATGCCCCTCCTCGCAACCAGGACGATCAGGCCCAGGTCGAGGGAGACGTCCTCGACTCCCACATTGGCATCTGAAG GTTCATAGctcatcggaggaggaggagctcaagGGAGCGAAGTGTTGGTACTGGAAGGCGGCTTCGGAGGGGAAGCATGAGGAGGTGGAACAATTGCAGCCTAATGATCATGATGACGGCGACAAGGAGAATGTGTCGTATGGTGATCAGCTGACTGAGCAGGCCTCAAATCGGCAAGATGAAAACATGAAGCAGTTGGAGAACAATGAGAATGCTCCTGAAAAG GTTGTTGAAAGGCAGAACAAGGTGAATGCAGAGCAAGGGGAAAGCTCAAGGGAACCATTCATAGGCCATTTAGAGTGA